A region of Alteromonadaceae bacterium 2753L.S.0a.02 DNA encodes the following proteins:
- a CDS encoding threonine dehydratase, with translation MPQSYLKRILDARIYDLAVETPLDMMPLLSLRTDNTVLLKREDLQPVFSFKIRGAYNKLLQLSDKQLEAGVVAASAGNHAQGLALAAKHMGVNATIVMPQTTPQIKVNGVRRHGAKVVLIGDTYDEASAYAKKIVAEKSMVYVPPYDDPDVIAGQGTVAMELLRQWTGKIDAVFIPVGGGGLCAGMAAYIKYVRPDIKVFAVEADESACLKAAMDTKRRVTLPQVGIFAEGVAVAQIGKETYRVLKETIDGVLTVSTDEICAAIKDIFEDTRSIAEPAGAVSLAGLKKYLEHSTDGGQTLVAIDSGANTNFDRLRYISERTEIGEKREAILAVTIPEEPGSYRKFCRLLGKRQITEFNYRYADNRDAHIFVGLQISGEENDRREVIDTLQAKGYKVVDMTDNEVAKLHIRYMVGGHAPQVENEIVYRFEFPERPGALLNFLNKLAGRWNISMFHYRNHGSANGRVLVGMQVPRGERKQLKELLNDLGYPYSDETNNEAYTYFLS, from the coding sequence ATGCCCCAGTCCTATCTGAAACGCATCCTGGATGCGCGCATCTATGATCTCGCGGTGGAAACGCCCCTCGATATGATGCCTCTCCTCTCCCTTCGCACCGACAATACCGTGCTGCTGAAACGGGAGGATTTGCAGCCGGTGTTTTCTTTCAAGATTCGCGGGGCATACAACAAGCTGTTGCAGCTGAGTGATAAACAGCTCGAAGCCGGTGTTGTGGCCGCTTCAGCAGGGAACCACGCGCAGGGGCTGGCTCTGGCTGCCAAACATATGGGGGTAAATGCGACCATCGTCATGCCGCAAACGACACCGCAAATCAAGGTAAATGGCGTGCGACGTCATGGCGCTAAAGTGGTGCTCATCGGCGATACTTATGATGAAGCTTCGGCGTACGCGAAAAAGATCGTAGCTGAGAAATCCATGGTGTATGTCCCTCCCTACGATGACCCCGACGTAATCGCAGGCCAGGGTACGGTTGCCATGGAATTGTTGCGACAATGGACAGGAAAAATCGACGCAGTTTTTATTCCTGTCGGCGGAGGAGGCTTGTGCGCGGGTATGGCGGCCTACATCAAATACGTAAGGCCGGATATAAAAGTATTTGCGGTGGAAGCCGATGAATCTGCCTGTTTGAAAGCGGCGATGGATACGAAACGACGCGTGACTTTGCCACAAGTCGGTATTTTTGCCGAAGGCGTTGCCGTCGCACAAATCGGCAAAGAAACCTACCGCGTATTGAAAGAAACAATCGATGGTGTGCTCACGGTCTCTACCGATGAAATATGCGCGGCCATCAAGGATATCTTCGAAGATACCCGCTCCATCGCTGAGCCTGCCGGTGCTGTGTCGCTGGCGGGTTTGAAAAAATACCTGGAGCACAGTACCGACGGCGGCCAAACTCTGGTAGCCATCGACAGCGGCGCCAACACCAATTTCGACCGTTTGCGTTATATTTCTGAACGCACAGAAATCGGTGAAAAGCGCGAAGCGATATTAGCGGTGACGATCCCCGAAGAGCCCGGCAGTTACCGAAAGTTTTGCCGCCTATTAGGGAAGCGTCAGATCACAGAATTTAATTATCGCTATGCCGATAACCGAGATGCCCATATTTTTGTGGGCTTGCAAATATCCGGCGAAGAAAACGACAGGCGGGAAGTGATCGACACCCTACAGGCAAAAGGTTACAAAGTAGTCGACATGACTGATAACGAAGTCGCCAAGCTACACATTCGCTACATGGTGGGCGGTCACGCACCTCAGGTGGAAAACGAAATTGTATACCGCTTCGAATTTCCGGAGCGCCCCGGAGCACTGCTGAACTTCCTCAACAAACTCGCAGGGCGCTGGAATATCTCGATGTTTCATTACCGCAACCATGGCTCTGCAAACGGCAGAGTATTGGTGGGGATGCAAGTTCCCAGAGGCGAACGCAAACAGCTCAAGGAGCTGCTCAATGACCTTGGCTACCCCTACTCCGACGAGACCAATAACGAAGCTTACACATACTTCCTGAGCTAA
- a CDS encoding ribose-5-phosphate isomerase: MNQQQLKQAVAAAAVEYLLPKLESDTILGVGTGSTAALFIDALAAHKGRFDGAVASSDASAEQLRGHGVPVYDLNSVDGLLAYVDGADESNERLQLIKGGGAALTREKIVTACAQEFICIADQSKWVTTLGKFPLPVEVIPMARSFVARELVKLGGSPEHRIGCTTDNGNQILDVHGLHIDDPLAMETAINQIPGVVTNGLFALHSADVLLLGTEQGVKTIFPKC, translated from the coding sequence ATGAACCAGCAACAACTCAAACAAGCCGTCGCCGCAGCGGCGGTGGAATATCTACTTCCCAAACTTGAGAGCGATACCATTTTAGGCGTTGGCACCGGCTCTACTGCCGCACTGTTCATTGATGCATTGGCAGCCCACAAAGGTCGGTTTGACGGTGCTGTAGCCAGTTCAGATGCTTCGGCTGAGCAATTGCGAGGTCATGGTGTGCCGGTATACGATCTCAATAGTGTCGATGGTTTGTTGGCTTATGTGGACGGTGCGGATGAGTCCAATGAACGTCTGCAACTTATCAAGGGCGGAGGCGCGGCGTTAACGCGGGAAAAAATTGTGACCGCTTGTGCTCAGGAGTTCATTTGCATTGCTGATCAAAGCAAGTGGGTAACGACCTTGGGAAAGTTCCCACTCCCGGTGGAAGTTATTCCCATGGCACGCAGTTTCGTCGCTCGTGAGCTGGTAAAGTTGGGTGGTAGCCCTGAGCATCGCATTGGTTGCACTACCGATAATGGCAACCAGATCTTGGATGTTCACGGCTTGCATATCGATGACCCGCTCGCGATGGAAACGGCGATAAACCAGATTCCAGGGGTTGTCACTAATGGTTTGTTTGCGTTGCACTCGGCAGATGTTTTGCTTCTGGGTACCGAGCAGGGTGTAAAAACCATTTTCCCAAAGTGTTAG
- a CDS encoding SP family sugar:H+ symporter-like MFS transporter: protein MNQANSENTENFAFILLISGVATIGGFLFGFDSGVINGTVEGLKVAFSSDDIASGFNVASMLLGCAVGAFFAGRLADHYGRRFMLIIASVFFIVSAWGSGIATSSAEFIVYRVIGGLAVGAASVMAPAYIAEVAPARYRGALATIQQVAIIFGLFMAFLSNYLLAAVSGSALNPLWLEYETWRWMFWIELIPAGVFFFALLAIPESPRFLVVKQRKEKALATLQRLYGAVAGKAKLDDIDASLAGDHHQPKLSDLIDKTSGRVRPIVWVGIGLASFQQFVGINVVFYYGAVLWQAVGFGENDALLINVVSGALSIGAVILALVLVDRLGRKPLLLIGSIGMSITLGLTTFAFTTASTDASGSVSLGDGMGVLALISANLYVMFFNFSWGPIMWVLLGEMFPNQIRGSGLAVAGVAQWGSNFLVSWTFPMLLSGMGLAFAYSLYTLGALISIGFVIKYVYETKGVELENMQG from the coding sequence ATGAACCAGGCTAATTCGGAAAATACCGAGAATTTTGCTTTCATTTTGTTAATCAGTGGCGTCGCCACGATTGGTGGTTTTTTGTTCGGATTCGACAGCGGTGTTATTAATGGCACCGTAGAAGGCTTGAAAGTCGCCTTTAGTTCCGACGATATCGCCAGCGGTTTTAACGTTGCTTCTATGTTGTTGGGGTGTGCCGTCGGCGCTTTTTTTGCGGGTCGATTGGCCGATCACTACGGCCGGCGTTTTATGCTGATCATCGCTTCAGTATTTTTTATCGTGTCTGCCTGGGGATCGGGGATTGCGACCTCTTCTGCAGAGTTCATTGTTTATCGCGTAATCGGTGGTTTGGCAGTGGGGGCGGCATCGGTTATGGCTCCCGCGTATATCGCCGAAGTGGCGCCTGCGAGGTATCGCGGTGCATTGGCAACCATCCAGCAAGTGGCCATTATATTTGGTTTATTTATGGCTTTTTTAAGTAATTATTTGCTTGCAGCGGTTTCCGGTTCTGCACTTAACCCCCTCTGGTTAGAATATGAAACATGGCGTTGGATGTTTTGGATAGAGTTGATCCCCGCCGGTGTATTCTTTTTTGCCTTGTTGGCGATACCAGAAAGCCCACGCTTTCTCGTGGTTAAGCAGCGCAAAGAAAAGGCTCTGGCAACCTTGCAACGTCTATACGGCGCTGTTGCTGGGAAGGCGAAGCTCGATGATATCGATGCATCTCTGGCCGGCGATCACCATCAACCCAAACTCTCAGATCTAATCGATAAAACCTCAGGCCGAGTGCGACCGATTGTTTGGGTCGGTATAGGCTTGGCTAGCTTTCAGCAATTTGTAGGCATAAACGTTGTTTTTTATTACGGCGCGGTACTTTGGCAAGCTGTGGGTTTTGGGGAAAATGATGCTCTGCTTATCAACGTTGTATCGGGTGCTCTGAGTATTGGTGCGGTGATTCTGGCCTTGGTACTGGTGGATCGCCTCGGCCGTAAGCCTTTACTGCTCATCGGTTCAATCGGTATGAGCATTACCCTGGGTCTTACCACATTCGCGTTTACCACGGCTTCCACTGATGCTTCGGGTTCAGTGAGTTTGGGTGATGGCATGGGCGTATTGGCATTGATTTCTGCAAACCTCTACGTGATGTTTTTCAACTTCAGTTGGGGCCCGATCATGTGGGTACTGCTCGGCGAAATGTTCCCGAATCAAATTCGGGGATCAGGTTTGGCCGTCGCGGGCGTTGCACAGTGGGGTTCAAACTTCCTCGTGTCATGGACTTTCCCGATGCTTCTTAGCGGAATGGGGCTGGCGTTTGCTTATAGTCTCTACACGCTCGGTGCATTAATTTCCATCGGCTTCGTGATCAAGTATGTTTATGAAACCAAGGGTGTGGAATTGGAGAATATGCAGGGTTAG
- a CDS encoding D-3-phosphoglycerate dehydrogenase produces the protein MAATQTSLNKDKIKFVLLEGVSQSAVESLNRAGYNNVDYLKTALAEDELIERIKDAHFVGLRSRTQLTRRVFENAPKLIAVGCFCIGTNQVDLEAAREHGVAVFNAPFSNTRSVAELVIAEAILLLRDIPAKNAGCHRGAWQKSAEGSYEIRNKTLGIIGYGSIGSQVSVMAEALGMHVFFYDVITKLPLGNAIQCKTLPELLAVSDIVSLHVPELEATKNMIGKAEISVMKSGAILLNASRGTVVDIDSLAESLESGHLAGAAIDVFPVEPKGNNEEFISPLRKFDNVILTPHIGGSTQEAQENIGYEVAEKLVKYSDNGTTTSSVNFPEVALPSHKNVHRLLHVHKNVPGVMTAINRIFSDNNINIAGQYLQTNATVGYVVIDLDSAYSEMALEQLREVEGTIRCRVLF, from the coding sequence ATGGCCGCAACGCAAACCTCTCTCAACAAAGACAAAATTAAATTCGTACTACTGGAAGGCGTGAGCCAGTCGGCTGTAGAGAGTTTGAATCGCGCTGGTTACAACAACGTCGATTATTTGAAGACTGCACTTGCAGAAGACGAGCTGATTGAACGAATTAAAGATGCTCATTTTGTTGGTTTGCGCTCGCGTACCCAGTTAACCCGTCGTGTTTTTGAAAATGCCCCGAAATTGATTGCGGTTGGGTGCTTTTGTATCGGCACCAATCAGGTGGACCTAGAAGCCGCGCGTGAACATGGTGTTGCGGTATTTAATGCACCGTTTTCCAATACCCGCAGCGTAGCCGAACTGGTGATCGCCGAGGCCATTTTATTATTACGTGATATTCCGGCAAAAAACGCAGGCTGTCATCGTGGCGCGTGGCAAAAATCTGCGGAGGGCAGTTACGAGATTCGTAATAAAACTCTGGGCATTATTGGCTATGGTTCCATCGGCAGCCAAGTAAGCGTAATGGCTGAAGCCCTGGGTATGCATGTATTTTTCTATGACGTCATCACTAAACTCCCATTGGGCAACGCTATTCAGTGCAAAACATTGCCAGAATTACTGGCGGTGAGCGATATAGTGAGTTTGCATGTACCCGAACTGGAAGCTACCAAGAACATGATTGGCAAAGCGGAAATTAGCGTGATGAAATCAGGTGCGATTTTGCTGAATGCCTCGCGCGGCACGGTAGTCGATATTGATTCACTGGCAGAGTCGCTGGAGTCCGGACATTTGGCCGGTGCGGCGATTGATGTGTTCCCAGTGGAACCCAAAGGCAACAACGAAGAATTCATAAGCCCTTTGCGCAAGTTCGATAATGTGATTCTCACTCCGCATATTGGAGGCTCCACGCAAGAGGCACAGGAGAACATCGGTTATGAGGTGGCTGAAAAACTGGTGAAATATTCCGATAACGGTACTACAACCTCATCAGTCAACTTCCCCGAGGTGGCTTTACCAAGCCACAAAAACGTACACCGTCTGCTCCACGTACACAAAAACGTGCCCGGCGTGATGACGGCGATCAACCGCATTTTTTCAGATAACAACATCAACATTGCCGGCCAATACCTGCAAACCAATGCGACTGTGGGCTATGTGGTAATCGATTTGGATTCGGCCTATAGCGAAATGGCCCTCGAGCAACTGCGCGAGGTCGAGGGTACTATTCGTTGCCGCGTGTTGTTTTAA
- a CDS encoding PAT family beta-lactamase induction signal transducer AmpG has protein sequence MSTTTPMKHPLLWVPTGYFTMALTYNMLTAAAVVMFSNLGMDNARAAAYASALGLAYTIKPLFAAFLEMYKTKKFFVLLSQVILGIGFVAVALVMSLPGYITIMLVLFWVLSFVGSSQDITTDGVYVTSLDAKQQALYCGWQSLSWNLGKLAMMSVMVVLSGLLHQYIFNHDPHVSGPEWAKSWQIVFGLMGVMMLGMAMWHWRVMPEGARAENTPHNPKEAMMTLMDAFVSFFQKRGIWIMIGFALLFRISFGFLNAPSMLFMKDAFDNGGLNLTNQEFGIIYGTFGLIALLIGSLVGGAYVAKKGLQKALFPLCFCVNIPNITFLILAIYQPHSHVLITCGVVVEQFFFGVGSVGFMIYLMQQLAPGKYATTHYAFGTALMGLCMMLTGMVSGALQQMMGYIGYFIFVMAATIPSFIICWIAPFHVKHDDAPQEA, from the coding sequence ATGTCCACAACAACTCCAATGAAACACCCGTTGTTGTGGGTGCCTACGGGCTATTTCACCATGGCACTCACTTACAACATGCTCACCGCGGCTGCCGTGGTGATGTTTAGTAATTTAGGTATGGATAACGCCCGTGCCGCAGCTTATGCCAGTGCATTGGGCCTGGCATATACCATCAAGCCGCTATTTGCAGCGTTTCTGGAAATGTACAAAACCAAGAAGTTTTTTGTACTGCTCTCTCAAGTTATTCTGGGTATCGGTTTTGTTGCCGTCGCCCTCGTTATGAGTTTACCCGGCTATATCACTATTATGCTGGTGCTGTTTTGGGTGCTGTCTTTTGTGGGTTCTTCACAAGATATTACTACCGACGGGGTGTACGTCACCTCACTGGATGCCAAGCAGCAGGCGCTTTATTGTGGCTGGCAGAGCTTGAGCTGGAACCTCGGTAAACTGGCGATGATGAGCGTGATGGTGGTACTCAGCGGTTTACTGCATCAGTACATTTTTAATCACGACCCGCACGTTTCCGGCCCGGAGTGGGCTAAATCGTGGCAGATTGTATTTGGATTAATGGGTGTCATGATGCTGGGTATGGCCATGTGGCATTGGCGAGTGATGCCTGAGGGCGCACGCGCCGAGAACACGCCACACAACCCAAAAGAAGCCATGATGACCTTGATGGATGCCTTCGTAAGTTTCTTCCAGAAGCGCGGCATTTGGATAATGATTGGTTTTGCATTGCTGTTTCGTATCAGTTTTGGTTTTCTAAACGCGCCCAGTATGCTGTTTATGAAAGATGCATTCGATAACGGCGGCTTGAATTTAACCAATCAGGAATTTGGTATTATATACGGCACCTTTGGATTGATCGCTCTTCTGATTGGCTCCCTGGTTGGCGGTGCTTATGTGGCCAAAAAAGGACTTCAGAAAGCATTATTCCCTCTGTGTTTTTGCGTAAATATTCCCAACATTACCTTTCTGATTTTGGCAATTTACCAACCACACAGCCATGTTCTGATTACTTGCGGGGTGGTTGTAGAGCAGTTTTTCTTCGGTGTCGGTTCAGTTGGTTTTATGATTTATTTGATGCAACAACTGGCCCCCGGTAAATACGCCACCACGCACTATGCTTTCGGCACTGCGTTAATGGGCCTTTGCATGATGCTTACCGGTATGGTGAGTGGTGCACTACAACAAATGATGGGGTACATCGGTTACTTCATCTTCGTGATGGCTGCGACCATCCCGTCGTTCATTATTTGCTGGATTGCGCCCTTCCACGTTAAACACGACGACGCACCACAAGAAGCCTAG
- a CDS encoding glycerophosphoryl diester phosphodiesterase — protein sequence MQRTLVVSLLLIIATISQSCFATGGNHYGWGKPNHWRGINVELGPRPFYLINDMADSPLKSKLESCANMPFHKSDFSIGHRGAALQFPEHTKESYEAAARMGAGIIECDVTFTKDKELVCRHSQCDLHTTTNILATDLADQCTQPFEPAVYDEQGNMISAASARCCTSDITLAEFKTLKGKMDSADNTATNVADYMDATANWRTDLYTSRGTLMTHKESIELFKSLGVKMTPELKSPSVAMPFDGLSQEAYAQKMIDEYKQAHVSPRDVFPQSFNFDDVLYWVNNEPWFGKQAVALDGRYDLPGFDFRDPSTWAPSMEELVAADVKIIAPPMWMLLDVADGKVVPSLYAKAAKAAGLEIITWTFERSGLLASGGGWYYQSMNGLNPDAIDPQPSVIDNDGDKYEVLNVLAKDVGIIGIFSDWAAPVTYYANCMGLK from the coding sequence ATGCAACGCACGCTGGTTGTATCTTTACTACTTATCATCGCAACTATTTCACAATCCTGTTTCGCCACCGGTGGCAATCACTACGGTTGGGGTAAACCAAATCACTGGCGCGGAATTAACGTTGAATTGGGTCCACGTCCATTCTATTTGATCAACGACATGGCCGACTCACCACTAAAAAGCAAGCTCGAAAGCTGTGCCAATATGCCATTTCATAAAAGCGATTTCTCAATCGGTCACCGTGGCGCGGCACTGCAATTCCCAGAGCACACTAAAGAATCTTACGAAGCAGCAGCACGCATGGGCGCAGGTATTATTGAGTGTGATGTCACCTTTACCAAAGACAAGGAATTGGTGTGTCGTCACTCACAATGCGACCTGCATACAACCACCAACATTCTCGCCACGGACCTTGCCGACCAGTGTACTCAACCATTTGAGCCCGCTGTCTACGACGAGCAGGGCAATATGATTTCCGCAGCATCTGCGCGCTGCTGTACATCAGACATCACCCTCGCCGAATTTAAAACCCTGAAGGGCAAAATGGATTCTGCAGACAACACAGCCACCAATGTTGCCGATTACATGGATGCAACCGCAAACTGGCGTACTGACCTCTACACATCACGCGGCACCCTGATGACCCACAAGGAAAGTATTGAGCTGTTCAAAAGCCTCGGTGTTAAGATGACACCGGAATTGAAATCACCCAGCGTTGCTATGCCGTTCGATGGTTTGTCGCAAGAAGCCTACGCTCAGAAAATGATTGATGAATACAAGCAGGCCCATGTGTCACCACGCGATGTATTTCCACAATCCTTTAATTTTGACGATGTACTTTACTGGGTAAATAACGAACCCTGGTTTGGCAAGCAAGCCGTTGCTCTAGATGGCCGCTACGACCTTCCCGGATTCGACTTCCGCGATCCCTCAACCTGGGCCCCCTCCATGGAAGAACTCGTGGCAGCCGACGTAAAAATTATCGCCCCTCCCATGTGGATGCTGTTGGATGTAGCCGATGGCAAAGTCGTTCCCTCTCTGTACGCGAAAGCCGCCAAAGCGGCTGGTTTGGAAATTATTACCTGGACATTTGAGCGTTCTGGTTTACTGGCTTCAGGCGGTGGCTGGTATTACCAATCCATGAATGGCCTGAACCCAGATGCCATTGATCCTCAGCCTAGTGTTATTGATAACGATGGTGATAAGTATGAAGTGTTAAACGTATTGGCGAAGGATGTTGGCATTATTGGAATTTTTTCTGATTGGGCAGCGCCTGTAACCTATTATGCGAATTGCATGGGTCTAAAATAA
- a CDS encoding small conductance mechanosensitive channel: protein MCSIKTLLLVFLLSIASVQIYAQTQESSIVARAEAIEKAKENELTSAEKNIFAAVERVGKYKKKLEELDESFQTASGEAKESLILQRLDTYDKLVAELRELTALAVTYREGGGEPQVLLAEFRSNLLNAGRKLRASLDEHLQEYAANNTDRDTATPEGLKSYTFDTRLIDMGFSLLEEYVKVVEGVGYNAKPSRNYLQQEIPKRADLLVGQIRLNAEREQEYAALLKINKDDAEVLNKQRLLSDKSNTDTESLQLLIGVGEDVGLDVASYRQLLVKTTGSISADLMDLNVLSGLFHEWWLSAKHSMRENLVDFIIRVVVFIAIIMFFRIMATFIKRLLLRSMKSASVKLSLLMQEMMTSMVSRIVMLLGLLVALAQVGVSLGPVLAGLGVVGFVIGFALQDTLGNFAAGVMILIYRPYDTDDFVEAAGVFGKVKSMNIVSTTILTIDNQTLIIPNSKIWGDVIKNVTAQKVRRVDMTFGVSYGDDIPHTEAVLHDIVTSHEKVLKSPEPMIKLHNLGDSSVDFVVRPWAKTEDYWDVYWDITREVKMRFDAEGISIPFPQRDVHFYREEGAATLPPEAKPSAT from the coding sequence ATGTGCTCTATTAAGACTTTGTTATTGGTTTTTCTCCTTAGCATCGCCAGCGTGCAGATTTATGCGCAAACCCAGGAATCGTCAATTGTGGCACGCGCCGAAGCGATCGAAAAAGCCAAAGAAAATGAACTGACCTCTGCAGAAAAGAATATCTTTGCGGCGGTTGAACGGGTCGGCAAATATAAGAAAAAGCTGGAGGAGTTGGACGAGTCTTTTCAGACTGCTAGCGGTGAAGCCAAAGAATCGCTTATTTTGCAGAGGCTCGATACCTACGATAAGTTAGTTGCTGAACTTCGGGAGCTCACAGCCCTTGCCGTGACCTATCGAGAGGGTGGCGGTGAACCGCAGGTTTTACTTGCAGAGTTTCGCTCGAATCTGCTCAATGCGGGCCGGAAGTTACGTGCGTCGTTGGATGAGCATCTCCAGGAATACGCCGCAAATAACACCGATCGCGATACTGCAACGCCTGAGGGATTAAAGAGCTACACCTTCGATACCCGTTTAATAGATATGGGTTTCAGCCTGCTTGAGGAATACGTCAAAGTGGTCGAAGGTGTGGGCTACAACGCAAAACCATCGCGCAACTATTTACAGCAGGAAATTCCCAAGCGTGCAGATTTACTGGTTGGACAAATTCGCCTCAACGCAGAAAGGGAACAGGAGTATGCAGCCCTTCTAAAAATAAACAAAGACGATGCCGAGGTGCTCAACAAGCAGCGCCTGCTAAGCGATAAATCCAACACGGATACGGAAAGTTTACAGCTGTTAATTGGTGTTGGTGAAGATGTCGGTCTTGATGTGGCCAGCTACCGTCAGCTACTCGTAAAAACCACCGGTTCGATTAGCGCGGATCTCATGGATCTCAACGTGCTCAGTGGTTTATTTCACGAGTGGTGGTTATCGGCAAAGCACAGCATGAGAGAGAATCTGGTAGATTTCATTATTCGCGTGGTTGTTTTTATCGCGATTATCATGTTTTTCAGAATTATGGCCACTTTTATAAAGCGCTTGCTGTTACGCAGTATGAAATCGGCCTCGGTCAAACTTTCCTTATTAATGCAGGAAATGATGACCTCCATGGTGTCGCGCATTGTTATGTTACTGGGACTGCTGGTGGCCTTGGCACAGGTTGGGGTATCGCTCGGGCCAGTCCTGGCAGGTTTGGGGGTGGTTGGTTTTGTCATTGGTTTTGCGCTACAAGATACCTTAGGTAACTTTGCGGCGGGTGTGATGATTTTAATCTACCGTCCTTATGACACCGACGATTTTGTGGAAGCCGCTGGCGTGTTTGGTAAGGTCAAGTCCATGAATATTGTGAGTACCACTATTCTTACCATCGATAATCAAACGCTGATTATTCCCAACAGCAAAATCTGGGGTGACGTCATTAAAAATGTTACGGCTCAAAAGGTGCGTCGAGTTGATATGACCTTCGGTGTAAGTTATGGCGATGATATCCCACATACCGAGGCGGTGCTGCACGACATTGTAACTTCCCACGAAAAGGTTTTGAAATCACCAGAGCCGATGATTAAATTACATAACTTGGGAGATTCCTCTGTGGATTTCGTGGTGCGCCCCTGGGCAAAAACGGAAGACTACTGGGACGTGTATTGGGATATCACGCGTGAAGTGAAAATGCGTTTTGACGCAGAAGGTATTTCGATTCCTTTCCCTCAGCGGGATGTTCATTTTTATCGAGAGGAAGGAGCAGCGACGTTACCACCAGAGGCTAAGCCTTCTGCAACATGA